The Chloroflexi bacterium ADurb.Bin180 sequence CGAGAGGCGATGGCCACATCGGCGCCAGCTTCGAGCAGAGCCAGCAGCTGGTCGAGTTCGGTGATCGGCGTAGCGCCATCGGCGTCAGTGAAGAGGACATAACGTCCCTCTGCGGCCAGCATTCCGGTTCGCACGGCATAGGCTTTGCCACGGTGTTCATTCTTGATCAGTCGGATAGAGGGGTCCTGGCGCATGGCCTGCTCGACCAGAGCGGCTGTGTCGTCAGAGCTCCCGTCGTCGACCACTACCACCTCGGCCGAATAGGGACGCGAACGCAGAAACTCCCCTACGCGACGCAGCGTGTCGGGGAGCCGCTTCTGCTCGTTGTAGCAGGGCAGCACAATGCTCAGGTACAGGTCACCTTGCGGAGTAGCGATGGTGGATTCTCCTGGATGCTGTGGGGCTACAGCGACGACGCTGTGCATCCCCCAAAAAGGTTAAGCCTGATGATACTCCGAGGGGCGCAGCTAGTCAATCGGCTGGAGAAGGCCTTCGATGCGGTCGATGGCTGACTTCCTGGAAGCCTGGATCAGGCGTCGCTGCCGGATGAGCCTCGGCCAATTGAGCAGGCCGGCCAGTTGTCCTCTCAGGCGGGCTCTTGCCGCCGCTCCGCGCCAGGCTTTGAGGGCCTCAGACGAGATCTTGAGCTGAGCCGCGAGGATTGCCGAGCCATGCTTGCGCAGCAGCTCCCCCGGCAGGTCCTTGAGCAGGACAAAGATGGTATTGCGGCCGGTGTAGTAGCTGGCCAGCACACCCCCTCCGCTAGCACCGAGATGGTGGTAAGCCACGGCGCCGGGCACATAGCGCGCGGACCAGCCAGCCAATTGGTGACGCCAGCCCAGGTCCACGTCCTCGCAGTACATAAAAAAGCCTTCGTCCAGCAGGCCGACCTGGTCGAGCATCGTACGACGGTAGACTGCCGCACCGCCGCAGGCCGCAAAGACCTCGGCGGGGGCGTCGAACTGCCCTTCATCCTTCTGCCAGACGCCACGATTGACGGGGATGCCGTCCACACGAAAGGCGTCGCCGGCCGAATGAAAGTGGTCGCGCCGGTCGTAGAGCATGATCTTGGTGGCGAAGGATCCGCTGGCAGGGAAGGCCTGCGCCTCCTCCAGGATGGCCTGCGACCAGGTCGGCTCCAGCACGACATCCTGATTCACCACGGCGACCAGACTGCCTGATGCGACCCTGATGCCCTCATTCGTGGCGCCGGTGTAGCCACGGTTGGCCTTCATACGGACCAGTCGTACCGCGGGGTAATCGCGCTCAACGAGGTCGGGGGTGCCGTCGGTGGAGGCGCTGTCGGCCACGATGACCTCCAGGAGGGGCTGCGCCTGCTGATAGAGCGTGTCAAGGCATTCCGGCACCAG is a genomic window containing:
- the wbbL_2 gene encoding N-acetylglucosaminyl-diphospho-decaprenol L-rhamnosyltransferase, which gives rise to MGIESLSVVIPTWNGVSLVPECLDTLYQQAQPLLEVIVADSASTDGTPDLVERDYPAVRLVRMKANRGYTGATNEGIRVASGSLVAVVNQDVVLEPTWSQAILEEAQAFPASGSFATKIMLYDRRDHFHSAGDAFRVDGIPVNRGVWQKDEGQFDAPAEVFAACGGAAVYRRTMLDQVGLLDEGFFMYCEDVDLGWRHQLAGWSARYVPGAVAYHHLGASGGGVLASYYTGRNTIFVLLKDLPGELLRKHGSAILAAQLKISSEALKAWRGAAARARLRGQLAGLLNWPRLIRQRRLIQASRKSAIDRIEGLLQPID
- the arnC_3 gene encoding Undecaprenyl-phosphate 4-deoxy-4-formamido-L-arabinose transferase — protein: MHSVVAVAPQHPGESTIATPQGDLYLSIVLPCYNEQKRLPDTLRRVGEFLRSRPYSAEVVVVDDGSSDDTAALVEQAMRQDPSIRLIKNEHRGKAYAVRTGMLAAEGRYVLFTDADGATPITELDQLLALLEAGADVAIASREGAGARRIGEPWHRHVMGRVFNLIVRIVALPGIHDTQCGFKCFRREAARDLFSRMRLYGDQAGTVRGALLTGFDVEVLFLARKWGYRIAEAPVAWYYGSESKVNPLKDSWRNLRDVLLVRWNDLRGRYPQK